The stretch of DNA GGATATCAATTAGGGTTTATCAGTAATTGCGAAAACTATTATATGCATGCGCACACGCACCTTTTTAAGTTAGGAAAATATTTTGATTATATGGTATGCAGTGAATCTTACAGTAATACGCATGAAAAAGAAGATGTGTTAGAAAAACTTAAACCTAATCTAATTAAAGATATTGTTATTGTTGGGGATAGAAGTCATGATATTATAGCTGGGAAGAAAAATAATGTTTATA from Methanocalculus natronophilus encodes:
- a CDS encoding HAD-IA family hydrolase encodes the protein GYQLGFISNCENYYMHAHTHLFKLGKYFDYMVCSESYSNTHEKEDVLEKLKPNLIKDIVIVGDRSHDIIAGKKNNVYTIGALYGYAKENELKDADLTIENLVELLDIFEGPKP